Proteins encoded together in one Riemerella anatipestifer window:
- a CDS encoding DNA methyltransferase — MRFNDLNVEEWKDTDIDVNSLWLIDQRGREGKHKNIYHGNFIPQIPNQLIRRFTKENELVLDPFLGSGTTLYECENLNRNFIGLDINQQMIDYVKNQMKDSSFIHNFSIFNCDVTNKEQTTHFLELGLKKNNSKQVDFIIMHPPYMDIIKFTNHPNDLSQIDNLNSFVKKFLEVCKNILPYLAKNRYFAIVIGDVYKNSEVIPLSFYLMDTVKRNFKTKLKGIIIKNIEGNRGKLGKNGIWTYRAMKSDYYIFKHEYIFVFKKEL; from the coding sequence ATGAGGTTTAATGATTTAAATGTTGAAGAGTGGAAAGATACAGACATAGACGTTAACTCTCTATGGTTGATTGACCAACGTGGAAGAGAAGGAAAACATAAAAACATTTATCACGGTAACTTTATTCCTCAAATACCAAATCAACTGATTAGGCGTTTCACCAAAGAAAATGAGTTAGTATTAGACCCCTTTTTAGGAAGCGGAACCACCTTATATGAATGTGAAAATCTAAATAGAAATTTTATAGGACTAGACATCAATCAGCAGATGATAGACTACGTGAAAAATCAAATGAAAGATTCTAGTTTTATACATAATTTTTCAATATTTAATTGCGATGTTACTAACAAGGAACAGACTACACATTTTTTAGAACTAGGACTAAAAAAAAACAACTCAAAACAAGTTGATTTTATAATAATGCATCCGCCTTATATGGATATTATAAAATTCACAAACCACCCCAATGACCTATCACAAATAGACAATCTAAATAGTTTTGTAAAAAAATTTCTAGAAGTTTGTAAAAATATATTACCATACTTAGCAAAAAATAGATATTTTGCCATAGTAATTGGAGATGTTTATAAAAATAGTGAGGTAATCCCTCTTTCATTTTATCTAATGGACACTGTTAAACGAAATTTCAAAACCAAACTAAAAGGTATTATCATAAAAAATATAGAAGGCAACAGAGGAAAATTAGGAAAAAATGGAATTTGGACCTATCGTGCTATGAAGAGTGATTATTATATATTCAAACACGAATACATTTTTGTTTTTAAAAAAGAACTTTAG
- a CDS encoding type II restriction endonuclease NlaIII yields MTKTELFLELAKPDSNGVSRWVSVNEFIGKYKALQLGNGGSWCRASSSLAKTYTIEFDKTKTRGNSIDAIRLTGFNNSNTFNQSIRKEIKDFYKNKNCVMLGINGNSINTKIEIDHKDGRKDNDRVSNIKTQRLEDFQPLSKAANDAKRQICKRCKETNLRWNAKNLKGNPYSFYEGDEHYTQELGCVGCYQFDPVEYRKSSVIKISKEVTDNILKKLYPEEEI; encoded by the coding sequence ATGACAAAAACAGAATTATTTTTAGAATTAGCAAAACCTGATAGTAACGGAGTAAGCCGTTGGGTTTCGGTAAACGAGTTTATAGGTAAATACAAAGCACTCCAACTTGGTAATGGAGGAAGTTGGTGTAGAGCAAGTTCAAGTTTAGCAAAAACATACACCATTGAGTTTGATAAAACAAAAACAAGAGGAAACTCCATTGATGCCATAAGATTAACTGGATTTAACAATTCTAATACATTCAATCAAAGTATCCGAAAGGAGATTAAAGATTTTTACAAAAATAAAAACTGTGTTATGCTCGGCATAAATGGCAACTCTATAAATACCAAAATAGAAATAGACCATAAAGATGGTAGAAAGGATAATGATAGAGTTTCAAATATAAAAACTCAAAGGTTAGAGGATTTCCAACCATTAAGTAAAGCTGCAAACGATGCAAAACGCCAAATTTGTAAACGATGTAAAGAAACTAATTTAAGATGGAACGCCAAAAACCTAAAAGGTAACCCTTATTCTTTTTACGAAGGAGATGAGCACTATACTCAAGAACTAGGTTGTGTTGGTTGCTATCAGTTTGACCCCGTTGAATACAGAAAATCAAGTGTCATAAAAATTAGCAAAGAAGTTACTGACAATATTTTAAAGAAACTTTATCCAGAAGAAGAAATATGA
- a CDS encoding DNA adenine methylase, producing MNYIGSKSKLSNFIKQSIYSVVGNDLSQKIFCDLFAGTGIIGRNFKSEVKQIISNDIEYYSFVLNRNYIENHQFFEYNHLIKELNNIKGIQGFIFEEYSENGKAQRLYFSETNGKKIDAIRQKIENWKIKKYITDNQYYFLLASLLESADKVANTASVYGAFLKHIKKSAQKEIIIEPAIFTINDNNHQVFNDDSNELIKKISGDILYLDPPYNARQYGANYHLLNTIAKYDTFTPKGKTGLRNYNKSSYCSKNSVKESFENLIKNSQFKYIFLSYNNEGLMNSSEIKSIMSKYGTYDLFSIDYQRFKADKENNRNHKASSTIEYLHFLEIK from the coding sequence ATGAATTACATAGGGTCAAAAAGTAAGCTATCAAACTTTATAAAACAATCAATCTACTCCGTAGTTGGTAATGATTTAAGTCAAAAAATATTTTGTGATTTATTTGCAGGAACTGGCATTATTGGAAGAAACTTCAAATCAGAAGTAAAGCAAATAATAAGTAACGATATTGAATATTACAGTTTTGTACTAAATAGAAATTATATTGAAAATCACCAATTTTTTGAATACAATCATCTAATTAAAGAACTCAATAACATTAAGGGAATTCAGGGGTTTATTTTTGAAGAATACTCTGAAAACGGAAAAGCACAAAGGTTATATTTCTCTGAAACAAACGGAAAAAAAATAGATGCTATTCGCCAAAAAATAGAAAATTGGAAAATAAAAAAATACATAACAGACAATCAATATTATTTCTTACTAGCCTCTTTATTAGAAAGTGCTGATAAAGTAGCCAACACAGCTTCAGTTTACGGTGCTTTCTTGAAACATATTAAAAAATCTGCACAAAAAGAGATAATAATAGAACCCGCTATATTTACTATAAATGATAACAATCATCAAGTTTTTAACGATGACAGTAACGAACTTATTAAAAAAATAAGCGGTGATATTTTGTACCTTGACCCACCTTACAACGCTCGTCAATATGGAGCAAATTATCATTTATTAAATACAATTGCAAAGTATGACACCTTCACTCCAAAAGGAAAAACAGGTTTAAGAAACTATAACAAATCTAGCTATTGTAGTAAAAATTCTGTAAAGGAGTCTTTTGAAAATTTAATCAAAAATTCACAATTCAAATATATTTTTTTAAGCTATAATAACGAAGGGCTTATGAATAGTTCAGAAATAAAATCTATAATGTCAAAATATGGAACATATGATTTGTTCTCTATAGATTATCAACGTTTTAAAGCCGATAAAGAAAATAATAGAAATCACAAGGCTAGTTCAACTATAGAATATTTACATTTCTTAGAAATAAAATAG
- the pruA gene encoding L-glutamate gamma-semialdehyde dehydrogenase — translation MSKAISQVPFATNEPVRAYAPGSDEVKSLIATYKKMWAEKVEVPMIINGKEVKTDHKVEMFSPQDHQHSLGFYYKGDMKTVDEAIETALAAKEKWNALGWEQRASIFLKAADLIAGPYRDKLNAATMIAQSKNVHQAEIDSACEFIDFLRFNVEFMTELYSEQPVSDNGIWNRSEYRPLEGFCFAVTPFNFTAISGNLPTCMAMLGNVVVWKPSDKQIYSAKVIMEVLKEAGLPDGVINMIFTDGKETAEKVLAHPDFAGLHFTGSTKVFQGMWKLIGDNIHNYKSYPRIVGETGGKDFVVAHPSANVEAVATALVRGAFEYQGQKCSAASRAYIPKSIWNDVKAVMEAQLSTVKVGSPEDPSNFVNAVIDKNSFEKCKGYIERANQANDAEVVLGGKTDDSKGWFVHPTVILTTNPKYESMVEEIFGPILTVYVYEDADWAETLKLVDSTSPYSLTGAIFSQCRYAIDEAYKALENAAGNFYINDKPTGAVVGQQPFGGGRASGTNDKAGSKMNLLRWVSARSVKETFVSPKDYKYPYLG, via the coding sequence ATGTCAAAAGCTATTTCGCAAGTACCATTTGCAACCAACGAGCCCGTAAGAGCCTACGCTCCAGGGTCTGACGAAGTAAAATCTCTAATTGCCACTTATAAGAAAATGTGGGCAGAGAAAGTGGAAGTCCCAATGATTATCAACGGAAAAGAGGTGAAAACAGACCATAAGGTAGAAATGTTTTCTCCACAAGACCACCAGCACAGTTTAGGTTTCTACTACAAAGGAGATATGAAAACCGTAGATGAAGCCATAGAAACCGCTCTTGCTGCTAAAGAAAAATGGAACGCACTAGGTTGGGAGCAAAGAGCTTCTATTTTCTTAAAGGCTGCAGACCTCATCGCTGGTCCTTACAGAGATAAACTGAATGCGGCTACAATGATTGCCCAGTCTAAAAATGTGCATCAAGCAGAAATAGACTCTGCTTGTGAATTTATAGACTTTTTAAGATTTAATGTAGAGTTTATGACAGAACTCTACTCCGAACAGCCTGTTTCCGATAATGGCATTTGGAACCGTTCAGAGTACCGTCCGTTAGAAGGGTTCTGCTTTGCCGTAACGCCATTCAACTTTACTGCTATTTCTGGTAACCTACCTACTTGTATGGCAATGCTAGGAAATGTAGTAGTATGGAAACCTTCGGACAAACAAATCTACTCTGCAAAAGTAATTATGGAGGTACTAAAAGAGGCTGGCTTACCAGACGGTGTTATCAATATGATTTTCACTGACGGAAAAGAAACAGCAGAAAAAGTATTAGCACACCCTGATTTTGCAGGTCTCCACTTCACAGGTTCTACTAAAGTATTCCAAGGTATGTGGAAACTGATTGGAGACAATATCCACAACTATAAATCTTACCCAAGAATCGTTGGAGAAACAGGAGGTAAAGATTTCGTAGTTGCTCACCCATCTGCTAATGTAGAAGCCGTAGCCACTGCCCTAGTAAGAGGTGCTTTTGAATATCAAGGACAAAAATGTTCGGCAGCCTCTCGTGCTTACATTCCTAAATCTATCTGGAATGATGTAAAAGCGGTAATGGAAGCTCAACTTAGCACTGTAAAAGTAGGTTCTCCAGAAGACCCGTCTAACTTTGTGAACGCCGTGATAGACAAAAACTCTTTTGAAAAATGCAAAGGATATATCGAAAGAGCCAACCAAGCTAATGATGCTGAAGTTGTTTTAGGTGGTAAAACTGATGACAGCAAAGGTTGGTTTGTTCACCCAACTGTGATTCTTACTACCAACCCTAAATATGAAAGTATGGTAGAAGAAATCTTCGGACCTATCCTTACCGTTTATGTTTACGAAGATGCAGATTGGGCTGAAACTCTTAAATTAGTAGATAGCACTTCTCCTTATTCATTAACGGGAGCTATCTTCTCACAATGTCGTTATGCGATAGACGAGGCTTATAAAGCATTAGAAAACGCTGCTGGTAACTTCTATATCAACGACAAGCCTACAGGAGCCGTAGTGGGACAACAGCCATTCGGTGGTGGTAGAGCTTCAGGAACTAACGATAAAGCTGGTTCTAAAATGAATCTACTTCGTTGGGTTTCTGCAAGAAGTGTTAAAGAAACTTTTGTTTCTCCTAAAGATTACAAATATCCTTATTTGGGATAA
- the trmB gene encoding tRNA (guanosine(46)-N7)-methyltransferase TrmB produces the protein MGKNKLGRFAENKILKNVFQPTREEALEGYPLAGQWREKVFKNDNPIVLELGCGKGEYSVGLAEAFPNKNFIGVDIKGARFWFGAKAALAKGLDNVVFLRTQIELIDRFFTTDEIDEIWITFPDPQIKYRRTKHRLTHPEFLDRYHKILRKDGVIHLKTDSEFLHGYTLGLLQGLGHEIISAHHDIYGAPEYDPETPLLRDIRTYYEELFSSKGKTITYIKFRLKK, from the coding sequence GTGGGAAAAAATAAATTAGGACGCTTTGCCGAGAATAAAATACTTAAAAATGTATTTCAGCCAACTAGAGAGGAGGCTTTAGAAGGGTATCCTTTGGCAGGGCAGTGGAGAGAAAAGGTTTTTAAAAATGATAATCCTATAGTGTTGGAGTTAGGCTGTGGGAAGGGCGAATATAGTGTAGGCTTGGCAGAAGCATTTCCGAATAAAAATTTTATAGGAGTAGATATTAAAGGTGCCAGGTTTTGGTTTGGTGCTAAAGCGGCTTTGGCTAAAGGGTTAGACAATGTTGTTTTTTTAAGAACCCAAATTGAACTTATTGACCGCTTTTTCACAACAGATGAAATAGACGAAATTTGGATTACCTTTCCAGACCCTCAAATAAAATATCGCAGAACCAAACATAGGCTTACTCACCCTGAGTTTTTGGACAGATACCATAAAATACTCAGAAAAGATGGTGTGATTCATTTAAAAACAGATTCTGAATTTCTACACGGCTATACTTTAGGTTTGTTGCAAGGTCTAGGACACGAGATAATTTCTGCTCATCACGATATTTATGGAGCTCCAGAATACGACCCTGAAACGCCACTATTGAGAGACATAAGAACTTATTATGAAGAATTGTTTTCATCAAAAGGTAAAACAATTACTTACATTAAATTTAGATTGAAGAAATAA
- a CDS encoding alpha/beta hydrolase, with product MSKIYIFSGLGADKRAFGKIDFSNYDYEFIDWIEPKDRESLEDYAFRISKKIITKKPILIGLSFGGIVATEVAKHIATEKVILIASAKTKFEIPKLYRWFGKLKIDRLIPEKLLRYPNVLLYWAFGVENNSDKILLSEIIKDTNPKFLKWAIREILHWRNIYVGNNTIHIHGTKDRILPYRNIDSPIKVNNGGHFMIINKSKLLTQILKVEINKNLEV from the coding sequence ATGAGTAAAATTTATATTTTTAGTGGGCTTGGAGCGGATAAAAGGGCTTTTGGAAAAATTGATTTTTCAAATTACGATTATGAGTTTATAGATTGGATTGAACCAAAGGATAGAGAGAGTCTTGAAGATTATGCATTTAGGATTTCAAAGAAAATTATTACAAAAAAGCCGATTTTGATTGGACTTTCATTCGGCGGAATTGTAGCAACAGAAGTGGCTAAACATATTGCAACAGAAAAAGTTATTTTGATTGCATCGGCAAAAACAAAGTTTGAAATTCCGAAATTATATAGATGGTTTGGGAAACTTAAAATTGATAGGTTAATTCCTGAAAAGCTCTTGAGGTATCCAAATGTATTGCTATATTGGGCTTTTGGTGTAGAGAATAATTCTGATAAGATTTTGCTTTCTGAAATTATAAAAGATACAAATCCTAAATTTTTAAAATGGGCAATTAGAGAAATTTTACATTGGAGGAATATTTATGTAGGGAATAATACGATACATATTCACGGAACAAAAGACCGAATCCTACCTTATAGAAATATTGATAGCCCAATAAAAGTGAATAATGGAGGTCATTTTATGATTATTAACAAATCCAAACTATTAACACAAATTTTAAAGGTGGAAATTAACAAGAATTTAGAAGTTTAG
- a CDS encoding AMP-binding protein, which yields MMLIDFSKEVDLKQLQPNTDFEYQVLNFLEDWYSEKPCVSVKTSGSTGVPKIFEVEKERMKASANMTCDFLGLNRSNKALLCLPVEYISGKMMLVRAMERGLKLLIKTPSVSPLEDLDEEIDFCAMTPLQVEYSLGKVDLIKKLIIGGAAVSESLKAKLKGVASHIYETYGMSETLSHIALKQITPNEELHFKPLQNIFLTQDERGCLCIEAPLLTSEKLITNDLVELKERGVFSFLGRVDNVINSGGVKIIPEQLEDKLKKIIPNELVFTSVSDAILGEKLVLVIEGKASQETQKLLGEIAYDKPYHAPKEIVFLDEIPRTPNGKVNRVELRKRL from the coding sequence ATGATGCTGATAGACTTTTCTAAAGAGGTAGATTTAAAACAACTTCAACCTAATACCGATTTTGAATATCAAGTTCTGAATTTTTTAGAAGATTGGTATTCGGAAAAGCCTTGCGTTTCGGTAAAAACATCAGGTTCTACGGGTGTGCCTAAAATATTTGAGGTAGAAAAGGAAAGAATGAAGGCATCTGCGAATATGACCTGTGATTTTTTAGGTCTAAACAGGTCAAATAAGGCATTACTCTGTTTGCCAGTGGAATATATATCGGGCAAAATGATGTTGGTAAGGGCTATGGAGCGAGGTTTGAAGTTATTGATAAAAACGCCTTCCGTTAGTCCTTTAGAAGATTTAGACGAAGAAATTGATTTCTGTGCGATGACGCCACTCCAAGTGGAGTATTCTTTGGGAAAGGTAGATTTAATTAAAAAACTAATCATTGGTGGTGCGGCTGTCTCGGAGTCTCTTAAAGCAAAGCTAAAAGGTGTTGCATCTCACATCTATGAAACTTACGGAATGAGCGAAACGCTTTCTCACATTGCGTTAAAACAGATAACGCCAAATGAGGAGCTCCATTTTAAACCATTGCAAAATATATTTTTAACTCAAGATGAACGAGGGTGTCTCTGTATAGAGGCACCTCTTCTTACTTCGGAAAAGCTCATTACTAATGATTTGGTAGAACTAAAAGAAAGAGGCGTTTTTAGCTTTTTGGGTAGAGTAGATAATGTTATCAACTCTGGTGGAGTGAAGATAATCCCAGAGCAATTAGAGGATAAATTAAAGAAAATAATCCCGAATGAGTTGGTATTTACTAGTGTTTCTGATGCTATTTTAGGCGAAAAATTAGTATTGGTAATAGAAGGAAAAGCATCACAAGAAACTCAAAAATTACTTGGCGAGATAGCGTATGATAAGCCCTACCACGCACCAAAAGAGATTGTTTTTTTAGATGAAATTCCTAGAACTCCAAATGGCAAAGTCAATCGTGTGGAGTTGAGGAAGCGATTGTAA